TGCCCGGTACCACAACGAAGGCTGCGAAATCGTGGTGACGAAGAAGATGAAGCGTTTCTTCTGGGCGAAGTACTATGAAGCCATAGGAGCATTCAGCCGCAAGAAGGACGGGACGACGCGGAAGACCAAGCAGAACGCGGTGATAGCCGAGCAGTCGGAGTTCTGGAAGTTTATGGCGCTGAAGAAAGCCGGCACGACCATCAGGATACCCCGCCGCCGTTTCCTGGGTACGAACCCGGAGGTGGAGAAAGCCGTGCGTGAGATCATCGAGAGAAACATCACTGAATATATAAATTTAGAATTTGAGATTAACGAGAAATGAGAAAGGAACTGTACGGACTTATTTGTGAGCGCCTGTCGCGCCTGTATGAAACGGCGGATGGACAGCATGTGTATGTGGACGAGGGCGAGCCCGTGCCTGAGGGTGCGCAGCGCCTGGTGAAACATATAGACCTGTGGAACCACAACGTGGAGTTCATCGAGCAGGAGGAGAACTGGGAGCGTCCCGCGGTGTTCGTGGAGTTCGTGCCCATCCGCTGGAACGCCATACAGCCGGGCGTGGAATACCGTGCCGAGGCACAGGTGAACCTGCATGTGGTGACCGACTGGCAGGGCAGTACCTCACTGGGCAGCGAGTTGCGCGAGGACGGGCTGCGTGTGTTCGACCTGCTGGACACCATTCACAGGGAATTGGCCTGTGCCGAGGGAGAGACCTTCATGGAACTTGACCTTGTAGGCAGCCAGACGAACCACAACCACGAGGAAATCATCGAAAACATCGAGATGTACCAGTGCGTGGCCATCAGAAGCCTGTAAATGGTGAAAATCGAGCGAAAAGATAAAAAATCCGCTACTTTTGTTTGGAAGTAACGGATTTTTTCGTATATTTGCGGAAAGAACGATGCGGAATTTCACATGTCGGCGTTTTCAACGTGCAGGCTTCGGAATTTACAGCATCGTTTTTTTATTATATAAACCTCATGGTATAGAGGATTTCGCCGGAAGTCAGTTTACACTTGAACTCGATGGTCTGACCTTGATATTCCACGGTGTAAACGCTGAATTGATAGTCGTGGTCAATACCATCCTCAACCCTTACCCTTTCTGCGAAAGGAAGCCACTGTTCAAATTCCGTAGCGCTTTTCAAGACATGCACCAAGTCGGGATTCCTTTTGTTCTTGGCGGCAGTTTCTGAAAAGAATTTCTTTCCCACTTTTATCTCATGCTCGTCTGCCGTCATCACCAGCGTGCGTTTGGCCGGGGTGCCATTTATCACTGTTGGCGTCAGATGCTCATCAGCCCATCGGTTGGCAATGCCTGTGGCTTCCCTGAACTCCTGCGGTGTGAGCCTTTGGTTTGTTCTCTCGGCCTGTTGCTGACGAATTAGCCGACACACCGCGCAAAGTTCATTGTCGGGGATAAACACGAGGTTTGTCTTTCCTTTGGCCAGGTCGCAGTCGTTGCACCGTCTGATGGTATAGGGGTTGTAGTCGGGCACGGCCTTTTGCTCCAGCCCAGCATTGAAATGGAAGATTCCCTTAGTGTCCTTGCCCGTTGCCTCCTCTCCCAGTGCCATAGCCTCGTCGTGCGACGTAACAGGATACTTGGACTTGAGCACCTGTACGACGGTACAGCGGCAATTCCAGCCGTTGGGTGGGTAATACTCCTCCCAGAACGGGTCGGTGATGGGTAGTGTTACCCTGTCGAGGGCGGCATGTTCCGGCCTTACCTTCTTGTCGCCGGCCGTGCGGTACTGCAGGTTGTATCGGTCGCCGTCGCGCATGAAGCCTTCCCACTTGGCCGCCATCTGCGCCGAGGCCTGCACGAAGTTGTACTCGGCACGCAGGTAATTGGCGTTGTAGGTCTTGTCTATCCTTTGAACGTCATTCAAGAACTGTTTGAACGGCTTTCGATTGCCGTTCTCATCAAGGAGCGACGGGAACGCCTCGTTGAGTTCGTGGAAGGTCTTCATGCCGGAGAAGATATAGTTGGAGCGTTCCAGGCGACGGCGCATGGCATCGGACATCTCCACCTTCTTGAAAGATGTATCCAGCGCCGCGGCATGTGCCTCTATGAACTTCCGTATCCTGGGCGCTTCCAGTATCTCGATGCGGAACTGCGCTCCCTCCACCTTGTGGAGCGTCTTCATCATTCCCTCAAAGAGTGTGGAGAGTTCTTTCCTTATTTCCTCCTCACGGCTGAAAGTGGCTTGCAGTCGGCTGCTGCCCAGCAGACGTGCATAACGCTGGTGCAGCCCCTCGTAGTCGGAGGGGCTCAGTCGAAAAAAGGGCGTTTGCTTTGCTCCTGTCGCTTCTTTTTATCAGGCTTGGGTGTTTTATTGTCCTTGGGGTCTTCATCGCCACCGTCGGGACCTGTGGGGGCAAGAACGGGAGCCTGCTGCCTGCGCTCGCCTACGGGCATGTTGTATTTTTCCTCGAAATAGGCAGGGTCCACCTCATAGTTGTTCAGTACGAGCTGCTCGTAGGCCACCTGCTGCTCTGGTGTATAGTCCACACTGTAGTCCCAGTCGAAGTGTATGCCTGCGAGCGGGAAGCCATGACGAATCATGATGGGCAGGAGCTGGTTGTTCACCATATCCCTGATAGTGTCACAGTCTGCCTCGATGATGTTCTGGAACACCTCCAGGTGCGTCTCGGACTGCGAGAGCGAGGAACCGTCCTCAATGGTCATCGTCTGACCGATGATGAGTTTGGAGAGTTCGGAGTTGGCCCTGTCAATGCGCCGGTCATAGACATTGAAGGCATCGCCCTTGCTGGACTCCACCACTTCAATATTCGTACCCTCCTGGAATATGCCCCAGCCCTCAGTGCCCATCTCCGACATCATCTTCTCCATCTTGGCGAGTTCCTTGTCGTCGCGCGTGGTGGTACGTGCGATGCGCATAGGCATTCCGAATATCTCGGCAAAGGTGTCCCAGAAGGCCAGCGCGTTCTTCTTCGATATGGTCTGCGTGGCCGCCTTGAGATAAAGGCCGAGACTGTCCGGCAGCCCCACCTCGATGTACCAGTCGGCGAGTGGCGGCTTACGGTAGTCGAGACCGTCCTTCCAGTCCTGCCCGAGGTCAGTGATGATCCTGCCGTATTCAGGTATGACATGCTTGCGGGGTATCAGTTTGACACCGTCGTAGGTCATGCGCCCGTTGATGTCGGTGGTGATGTTCCCCAGTTCAATGAGCGAGTGTCCCCAATAGTTGGCATCGAGGCTGTATTTCATGAGCTGCTTGAACCATGCCGTGTTGAAATAGTTCACAGCCTCCTCGTCCTCCTCCCCATTCTCACCAGTGAGTTTGAAGGAACGTGCCATGCCGAAGCCCTCACGCTGCTGGATACATCCGGAGAGGTGCAGGTCAATGTCCACGTCGCGGTAGATGTCATAGAGAGGCTGCCGGTTGGGGTTATCCACATTGATGGCCCGCTGCCATGCCTGACGCCAGTCGCCCAGATCCTTTCGTATGAGCGCATCCGTGGTGCGCTGGAGCTCCACGACCGTTTTCTTGAATCGGCCAATATCTTTCTTGGCGAGGTGCAGTGTGCCGTAGGGCGTCTGCACAGTCGCCGGTCTTGCTGCCTGTTTTCTGTTCTTTCCCATGATAGTTACCAGTTATGCCTTATCTTCTTCTGACTGCCATATACCAAAGGTATTCCGACAGGGTTTCCCTGCTCGTCTGTGGCCAGCGGCAGGTCGGGCACAATCTTTCCTGCCTGTACCCCCTCCAGCCACTTGACCGCCCTCTCGTAGCGTTCCTTGCGTATCTCCATACCCATTTTCTGAGGTGTGGAGGCAGCCATGTGGTAGAGGGCGATGTCGCAGGCATACATGACGGCGAGCCTGTTGCGCCGGCTTCCGGTGGCAGAGAATATGGCCTCCGTGTCGTATTTCGGGCGGAGGTAGCCGGCCATTTCCTCGATGGCCTCCGCCTCCGCATTCTCCCTGTTATCGGTACTGACCTGTGACACCACCTTGAGTGCCTGGTCGCCGATGACAACTTTGTAATCTTCGTCTGTGATAAACATAAGCCACGTTTTACATTGTTATATACAAAGCCTTGGCTTCAATATCCCCGATGGTTGTCCCTTTGAGGAATATTCCGTTTGATACGAACTTCTTGAGTTCCTGTTTGGAGAGCACCTCAAGTTTACCCTTGACCACGATGACCATGTACTTGCGGTGCGTGATGTGGTGGAAATAATCCGCCTTTCTGACCGCACGCTTGAAGCGGACGGCAAAAACGATGTCTTTAATGAGTTTGAACATATCACCATAAGTTTTTAGAAGTCGGACGGTGCCCGAACCTCGGTTTGTAAATCTGCTGTCTTGTATTCTTCTGGAGAATATAGATGGCTCCCTCGTCGGCATCGGGCGCGTCGTCATTACCGGACATGCCTTTCTCAAAGGCGAGCGTCTGCGCTACCCCGGCCAGCATGTCCGGATCTTCCTTCTGTGTCTGGTCGTAGAAGACGAAGCCCCGCTCCCATAACGGGCTGATGGCCTCAACGCGCTGGAACTTGTCCGGCTTCTTGCGTGTGTCGCCCGTGATGGGAAGCTGGTATCCCCGGATGTTGCCCTCTATGGTGAAATCGTCGAGGATGATGTCCTGCATGAAGTTCGCCTCCATGACAAAGCGGATGGCGATGCCGACTTCCTGGCTCCATTCGTAGAGGTCGTAGCACCAGCGCACCATCTCGGCGACGGAGGCCTTGCGGACGAACGCTCTGAGATGCCAGAGGTTGGTCTTGTGCTTTCCCCACAGCTTGGCAGCCTTGGTGTCATTGGTCTTCTTGCTTTTCCACGAGGGGTCGATGTAGAGGACGAATTCGGTAAAGTCCTTCCATGCCGGACGCTTTGCCCAGCGTATCCATTCCTGCCGGAATACCGTGCCCTCGACGATGGGGTTGTGCATCATCTCCTTGTTCCAGGCGCGGTACCCCACGAAGTCGGCATACTCCCGTGCCTCCTCCTTGGTCCATTTCTCCTTCCATACGGGATTGCCCTCGTTATCGACGGCCTTTATCTCGGACACATGTACACCCTTGGTGGCGCAGATGTTCGCCAGCACGGAAGTCTTGGAGATAAGGTTGCCGACCATAAGGAAACGACCGCGCCCCACGTCAAGCGCACCGAAGAGCGCCTCCTTGACCCAGTCGGTGAGCTCACGGACACGGCGCTCGTTGCGGCAGAGTTCGTCGTCGTCGAGGTCGTCGATGACGATATAGTCCGGACGCGCCTCACGCTTGCGGAGACCACGCGGCGACTGTCCGCGTCCGCACGCCAGGAAATATACACCCTCCTTTGTGGTGAACTCGCCCTCGGTCCAGTTACCCATAGACATCTGCTTGCCGAAGTCTGCGATGATACGCTTGTTATATTGCAGTTCAGCCTGAATATCTCCGAGCAGACGATCGGCACTGTCCTCGGATTTACCCACCAGCACCATGAAATTGATGAGCCGCTTTGGCTGAAACATGAGCCAGAGCGGCATGAAGATGTCGAAATGTGTGGACTTGGCATGACCGCGCGGCCACTTGAACACCGCCTTGAGATTGGGTGTGTCGTGTACCTTGCGCGCCGCCGCGTTGTGGAACGGCGCATTGTGGATGGTGCGGATGACCTCTCCCGTCACCTTGTCGCGGAGTTGCAGAAAGTGCGGAAAATAATACTCGCAGAAAGCGGCATAGTCCTTCTGCAGGCGGCGTATGCGCTGCTCCTTCTGCGTTGCGGTTTCCCGGACAAGGCTCCTGGTGTCGGTAATGGACTGTATCTGCCGGCAATGCTCCCTCCACTCCTCCTGTATCTGCTTGAGTTCTGTGATTGTTGCCATAGAATATGTGCTTTACAGTTCCGATGGGTGCTGCATGCGCTCCATGAGGAACTTGTTCTGGTACTTATTGATAGCCTTGATGAGCTCCGGCGTAATCTCCGGGTCGTATGAAGCCTGGTCCTGGATCCAGCGGTTGAAGGCCATGAACACCTCTATGGCGTCGATGACGTTGGCCTTCTTGTCGAGCTTCTCGATGGTGGCCGACAGTTTGGAAAGTTTGTCTGCCAGGGAACCGATGGCTTCCGGGTCTCCTGATGCGTTTACCTGTCCGATGAGGTTGTCTATGGCGAGGAGCAGTTTGTTTACGAGTTCCGGGCGCGTGATGTTCTTGGCCGCACGTGCCTCCTTCCAACCTTCCGAAGCGCACCATTTGGAGACGGTGACGCGCGACACTCCTAACTGGTCAGCAATCTCCGTCTGCTCCATCCCGGAGAGGTAAAGCGACCTGCCGATGTTCTTTTTTTGTTCTATCTCTGCCTTTGTCATAAAATGAAATGGATTAAAAAACAGTGCAAAGATGCTGTTTTTCAGCCAATCTGGAAAAGAAGTGTGCATTGCTTGCATAGAAGTGTGCAACCGTTTCACACTTTTTTTGACGGGCGATGAAAACACCGCATCTTTGCATCAAAAAAGCGATGATATGAGCAAGACAAATCGAGTGAGAATCAGCAATGAGAGCCTGAACAGCTACGGTACACGCGTGCTGACGGCGGGAATGAACGTCGAGCAGTACAACCGCAACCCCGTGCTGCTGTACATGCACGAGCGCGGTCAGGTCATCGGCGTGGTGAAGGACCTGAAGGTGGAAGAAGGTGAGGTCACCGGTGAACTGGTGTTCGACGAGGCCACGGAACTGAGCCAGCGCTGCAAGAAGCAGTGGGAGTTTGGCTCCCTGAAGATGGTGAGCGTCGGCATAGACATTCTGGAGACCAGCGAGGAGCAGAAGTTCCTGGTACAGGGACAGACCGCCCCGACCATTACAAAGAGCAAGTTGTTCGAGGTGTCACTGGTGGACATCGGAGCGAATGATGACGCCATCGCGCTGCACAAGGACGGCGTGCGACTGACATTGGGCAAAGATGCGGCAGACGTGTTGCCGCCACTGCATAGTAATAACAAATCCAAAAAGCAAAAGACAATGGATCAAGAGAAGTTAGCCCTCATGCTGGGCTTGCCGGCTGATGCCGACGAAGCGGCCATCCACGCCGCCATCGGCCAGTTGCTGGCGAAAGGAAAAGAGGTTGATGACCTGAAGAAGGAGAAGGATGCGCTGCTTGCCGCCCGCATCGAGGCGATGGTGGACGCTGCCGTGGACGAGAAGAAAATCCTGCTTGCCAAGAAGCAGCAATTTGTGGACCTTGGCAAGAAGATCGGTGCCGATGAGCTGAAGGCCACCCTTGACGCGATGGCTCCCGTAGTGAAGGCAAGCGAGCTCATACACGGTGGTGCGCCTGCCGGCAATACCGCGGAGTATGCCAAGCTGAGCGACGTCCCGGCCGACAAACTGGAGGAAATGCGCAAGAACGACCGTGCGCAGTACTGCAGGCTGTACAAGGCCGAGTACGGCTTCGACTGTGAGATTTAACCAACCCTGTAATAACAACAAAACAAAAGAAGCAATGACAAGATTGATTGCAATGTTTGCGGCAGTCCTTTTTAACTGCCTCATGGGCGGCACCCTTGCCGCCGTTGCCGGCCTGTCGCCCATGACGGGTGCCGTCGGCATGAATGTGCTTGCCGCCGTCATCGGGCAGGCCGCCCCTGTCGGAAGTCTCCGCGAGGGTGTCTATACCGAGATATGGACGGGCGAGCTGGTGAAACACCTTCGCCGTGGACTGGAGGCTACCTTCCTCGACGGTATCCCCGACAGTTCGAGTATCGTGAACAACGATGTCATCCACCTTGTGGAGGTTGGCGTGGACCCTGACGTACTGGTCAACAACACGACCTATCCTATTCCCCTCCAGGCACTGGATGACAAGGACATCGCCATCAAGCTGGACAAGTTCCAGACGAAGGTAACTCCTATTACCGATGACGAACTCTACGCATTGAGTTACGACAAGATGGCCCGCGTGAAGGAGAGCCACGGTAATTCTATAAACGACTCGAAGTTTGCCAAGGCTGCCCATGCCCTTTGCGCACAGAAGAACACCGCCACCACGCCCGTGCTGAAGACCACCGGCGAGAAAGACCCCGTAACGGGTCGCCTGAAGATGACGGCAAATGACCTGTTGAATTTGAAGCGTGCGCTTGATAAATTGAAAGTGCCCGCCCAAGGCCGTCGCCTGGTGCTTTGCAGTGATCATGCCAACGACCTGTTGGAGGTTTCCCAGGTGTTCAAGGAGCAGTACAACATCAACCGCAACGACGGAACGGTGGGCAGACTGTATGGCTTTGACATCTATGAGTTCGGAAATAACCCGCTGTACACCACAGCCGGCGTGAAGAAGGATGTCGGCGCGACAGCGGAGGCAGGTGAGTTCCAGTGTTCCTTCGCCTTCTACACCCAGCGCGTGTTCAAGGCCACGGGCTCAACGAAGATGTACTACAGCGAGGCTGCCACCGACCCCGAGTATCAGAGAAACAAGATCAACTTCCGCCATTACTTCATCTGCATGCCGAAGAAGGCAGATGCCGGTGCCGTGATGATGAGCGGTTACAAGGATCCAAGCATTCCTGAAGGATAAGTATAACCCAAAAAGCAATACAAATGAAACTGAAAGTAACAAGCATATTTCGTGACCGTGACGACCATGTTACGGTGTATGAGCCGGAAACCATTCTGGAAGTGAAGGACAAGGAACGCGCCAAGTCGCTCATTGGGCGCGGGCTGTGCAAGGAATTCAAGGGCAAGACAGAACCTGCCTATATCCTCGGAGAGGAACATGAGGAGGTGAAGCAGACTCCGGAACCCGAAACAGAGCCAGAGGTATCCACCAACACGGAAGGCGATGAGTAAGCCGATGAAGTATCTTGTAATCCACTGCACCGCCACGCCTGAAGGCCGTGAGGTAAGCTCCAAGGAGATACGCCACTGGCACACCGACCCGGTAAGCAAGGGTGGGCGTGGCTGGAAGCAGGTGGGCTACACGGACCTATTCCACCTTAACGGCAGCGTGGAGCGGCTGGTGGACAACAACGAGGATGCTCAGGTGGACCCGTGGGAGGTTACCAACGGCGCAGCAGGCTACAACAGCGTGAGCCGGCACATCGTGTATGTGGGTGGCTGCGACAAAGCCATGAAGCCCAAGGACACGCGGACGGCGGTGCAGAAGGAAGCCCTGAAACGCTATGTGCGCGACTTCCACGAGCGTTTCCCCCAGATACGAATCGTAGGACATCATGAACTGAACCCCGGCAAGGCCTGCCCCTCCTTTGACGTGCAGAAGTGGCTGCTCGAAATAGGAATCAGGCAGTAATGCCCTAATATGACAAAGGTATGGAACTCAGTGAAATTATCAATCTGGTGCTGGGTGGCGGCCTGGTGGCAACGATAGCAGCCATCATCACATTGAAATCGACCGTGAGGAAAGCGAAAGCGGAAGCAGAGAAAGCGACAGCCGAAGCCGAGACAGTCCGGATTGATAACACTGAGAAAGCCACCCGAGTACTGATAGAGAACATCGTAAACCCTCTAAAGGAAGAACTCAATGAAACAAGAAAAGACCTCAACGCCACCAAACGCGAGATGGCGCGGCTCCGCAAGGCTATCGACGATGCTAACAGCTGTCGTTACAGCGATGACTGTCCTGTGCTTCACAGGATGCGCGTCGAGCAGAAAAAGCGTGAGCCGGGCGACCTCCACGAGCCACGAGGTGAGCCACCTCGCCGTGGACAGCACGGTGAGCGTCGAAGAAACCTGGCAAACACCCGTGAAGGTGCCGATGTCGGCAGTGAGTCTGACGCTGAACCTGGACAGTCTCCGACTGCTCCCTCAAGGGGCGGGCTACACGGCGAGACAGGGCCAGGCGAGCGTGAAGGTGAGCCGCAAGGCACCGACGGCTGATGAGCCGGAGCGGATAGTGATTGAAGCCGGATGCGACAGCCTGGAACTGGTGTGCGCCAGATATGCCAAGACCATCAACACGCTGAAGCGACAACTCAAAATTGCGAGCGACAGCAAGGCTGAGCACAAGGAGGAGGCGAAGGAAAGTACCGGTAACGGCTTCCTCATGCGGCTCAAATATTTCCTGGCCGGACTGTTGGCTGGAGTTATCGGAATAGTATATACATTCATAAAACTGAAAAAGAAATGAGCAAGAACAAATTCATCTACGGCATCGCAGCCGTGAAATTCAACTCAACCCTGATGGGTTACATCGAGAAGGGCAGCTGGGACTGGGGCGGCACGAAGCCGGAGAGTACGGACGTGGAAGCCGAGCAGGTTCCCGACGCACCGGTTCTGACGCTGATGCAGAAGAACGGGCAGATTGCCCCGACCTTCAACCTCATCCAACTGGACTACGAGAATTTCAAGAGCGCCCTCGGCGGTACGCTGGTGGAGACCGGCACGGAAGGCAACAAGAAGGTGACGGGCTGGAAGGCCCCGACCTCACTCGTGGATCTGCACGGCAAGTGGGAAATCGACTTTGTGAGCGGTCAGACCATGACCATTCCTAACGGCACCATTCTTGCCAACCTCGGCGGCAAGCTGACCCTGACGGAAGTGTCGAAGATAGAGTGCCAGCTGAAGGTGAACAAGCCTGAGGACGGCGGCGCTCCTTACGAGATCAACGACACTCTTGATGAAGGCTGATGGATGAGCAAGTAATCAGGAAAATCCAAAGAGAGGGAGCGGAAGCCTTGCTTGATGCGGGTGTTTCCCTCCCTCTCAAGGATTTGAGGATACCCTTCAGGAAGCAGCCCCTGCGGCTGCGCCTGACGATGAAGCGCCCGACGCTTTCCAGGCAGATAAAGATTGCGCACGCCTACCTGACCATGAACACGACGGCGGAGGAACTGGAAGCTATGGACCATGAGGGGCAGATGGCGTTCCTGGCGCGGCACGGCAAGACGCTGAGCCGCATCATTGCCCTGACGATGGAGCGTTGGTGGCTTCCGGTGTGGCTGCTGTCGTGGCTCGTGAGGCACTGGATGAAGTGGGAGTACCAGAAGGCCGCCTTCTCCCAGTTCGTGCTGCTGATGGGCACGCAGTCTTTTATTCCTATTATCAGATCAGCCGAGATGACGAACCCGATGAAGCTGAGACTGAGCCACGGAAAGAAGGGGAGTTAAAGAGCCGTTGGGAAGGCTCCCATAGCCCCTTTGGATTTGTCTGGCAGATAGCGAGCGCGACAGGCTGGAGCGTGGACTATA
The Prevotella sp. HUN102 genome window above contains:
- a CDS encoding terminase, whose product is MTKAEIEQKKNIGRSLYLSGMEQTEIADQLGVSRVTVSKWCASEGWKEARAAKNITRPELVNKLLLAIDNLIGQVNASGDPEAIGSLADKLSKLSATIEKLDKKANVIDAIEVFMAFNRWIQDQASYDPEITPELIKAINKYQNKFLMERMQHPSEL
- a CDS encoding N-acetylmuramoyl-L-alanine amidase, producing MSKPMKYLVIHCTATPEGREVSSKEIRHWHTDPVSKGGRGWKQVGYTDLFHLNGSVERLVDNNEDAQVDPWEVTNGAAGYNSVSRHIVYVGGCDKAMKPKDTRTAVQKEALKRYVRDFHERFPQIRIVGHHELNPGKACPSFDVQKWLLEIGIRQ
- a CDS encoding phage virion morphogenesis protein, producing MRPETRRILGNILNDIRVEMSDEFDQNFEREAFFSEAWERRKGPINSDYKLLAGRNERLRKSIMSRTTENSITFYTTEPDARYHNEGCEIVVTKKMKRFFWAKYYEAIGAFSRKKDGTTRKTKQNAVIAEQSEFWKFMALKKAGTTIRIPRRRFLGTNPEVEKAVREIIERNITEYINLEFEINEK
- a CDS encoding HK97 family phage prohead protease, whose product is MSKTNRVRISNESLNSYGTRVLTAGMNVEQYNRNPVLLYMHERGQVIGVVKDLKVEEGEVTGELVFDEATELSQRCKKQWEFGSLKMVSVGIDILETSEEQKFLVQGQTAPTITKSKLFEVSLVDIGANDDAIALHKDGVRLTLGKDAADVLPPLHSNNKSKKQKTMDQEKLALMLGLPADADEAAIHAAIGQLLAKGKEVDDLKKEKDALLAARIEAMVDAAVDEKKILLAKKQQFVDLGKKIGADELKATLDAMAPVVKASELIHGGAPAGNTAEYAKLSDVPADKLEEMRKNDRAQYCRLYKAEYGFDCEI
- a CDS encoding DUF935 family protein, yielding MGKNRKQAARPATVQTPYGTLHLAKKDIGRFKKTVVELQRTTDALIRKDLGDWRQAWQRAINVDNPNRQPLYDIYRDVDIDLHLSGCIQQREGFGMARSFKLTGENGEEDEEAVNYFNTAWFKQLMKYSLDANYWGHSLIELGNITTDINGRMTYDGVKLIPRKHVIPEYGRIITDLGQDWKDGLDYRKPPLADWYIEVGLPDSLGLYLKAATQTISKKNALAFWDTFAEIFGMPMRIARTTTRDDKELAKMEKMMSEMGTEGWGIFQEGTNIEVVESSKGDAFNVYDRRIDRANSELSKLIIGQTMTIEDGSSLSQSETHLEVFQNIIEADCDTIRDMVNNQLLPIMIRHGFPLAGIHFDWDYSVDYTPEQQVAYEQLVLNNYEVDPAYFEEKYNMPVGERRQQAPVLAPTGPDGGDEDPKDNKTPKPDKKKRQEQSKRPFFD
- a CDS encoding phage minor head protein, which encodes MSDAMRRRLERSNYIFSGMKTFHELNEAFPSLLDENGNRKPFKQFLNDVQRIDKTYNANYLRAEYNFVQASAQMAAKWEGFMRDGDRYNLQYRTAGDKKVRPEHAALDRVTLPITDPFWEEYYPPNGWNCRCTVVQVLKSKYPVTSHDEAMALGEEATGKDTKGIFHFNAGLEQKAVPDYNPYTIRRCNDCDLAKGKTNLVFIPDNELCAVCRLIRQQQAERTNQRLTPQEFREATGIANRWADEHLTPTVINGTPAKRTLVMTADEHEIKVGKKFFSETAAKNKRNPDLVHVLKSATEFEQWLPFAERVRVEDGIDHDYQFSVYTVEYQGQTIEFKCKLTSGEILYTMRFI
- a CDS encoding phage protein Gp36 family protein translates to MFITDEDYKVVIGDQALKVVSQVSTDNRENAEAEAIEEMAGYLRPKYDTEAIFSATGSRRNRLAVMYACDIALYHMAASTPQKMGMEIRKERYERAVKWLEGVQAGKIVPDLPLATDEQGNPVGIPLVYGSQKKIRHNW